Part of the Nicotiana tabacum cultivar K326 chromosome 20, ASM71507v2, whole genome shotgun sequence genome, aatgcatgaagggtgatgtcgttccatttctgttgtttcatatggagagaacaagagtaaaagcacgaagggtgatgtcgtgcacgtgttaCTGTTTTTCTTATTCCTGCTGATTTAACTATGGTGTCCTTTATGCTTCTCTATTAGTTTATTGTTAGAacttgatattccccgcagcatgtccccttcccatcttaTTCTATTGATTAATGTTAATATGGTTCTGTTTgcatatgatttaactgcacaggtttatatggttgtcgtgtcctagcctcgtcactactttgccgtggttagactcgacacttaccaatatatggggtcggttgtactgatattgtgCTTTGCACTCATTTGTGCAGATTCGGTGTCGGACCCGGTGAGTAGCTGAAGTAgttgccttcagtccagggagaccaaggtagatttGTTGGCATCCGCAGAGCCTGAAGTTCCCTTCCCTGTTTTAGCTTTCTAGTGTCTCTTTTCATTTCGAGAACATTTGTACttctttcagacttgtatttgTAGTAAAAATCTTAGTCGTTCGTGAAATTGTGACACTAGATTCGTGGGTAGATATGTACTGgattatttgaatttgttatagcACTTTCGCACTTTTCATTTGCTTAGCTTTAGTTACTGTTTATAtctatttgggttgattgctaATGTGTAGAATCTtaacagttggcttgcctaactttcacgagtaggcgccataacgactcccgagagtgggaatttcggatcgtgacaatttACATACTtgacatattattattattattattattattattattattattattattattattattattattattattattattattattataaatcaACAACTAACATTGTATTTAAATTTTTTAGGTTATGAATGTAAGACTTCTGTACATTTTCAAATGCAAGACTTTTACACATTTATAAAAATCAAACACATTTTTAGGGCATATTTGGCCATAAAAAAATTTACCTTATTCGGAAAAGTTTTCACTTTTTTTTAGAATCAGTATTCGgccatgaaaattttaaattttacttGAAATTAATTTTCAGAAATTTTCGGAAATTCGAAAAACTCTGAAGAGCTACTTTTTAAAAGTTTCACTTCAAAACGCTCACAAAATATAATGCAAGAGCTTCattttccagcataatatgctagaactTACCGTGTTTCAGCTATGATgattttgtccagattttttctTTGCACAAATAATGACTATTTTTAATGACTTTATAATtattgactatttttcaattaccagtgcAAAAACTGGCTAACTCATGTTATTTTGACTAAATAATTGGGGACTAACAAGTAGGAAAAGAAAAACTACTGCTaataaacaaaacaacaaaatcgGAAATAGCAAGTCCAACTCTTAAATTTGACAAATTTGTCCCTCCATTTAGCTCAAAAAGAAAGCAAGTTGCTATCAAATGTGAAGTACACACGTGTCAACTCCTTATCCCCAAAGACCATCAGATAAGAGGCCATCCTTCACCGGTAATATATGATAATCTTATCCCTTCATCACCGTAGATCACTACTTCCCCCATAATCTTCACCGTCTATTCCCCTCCATAatcccttttctcattttttcacTCTCAAAATCAgtacactctctctctctctctctctctctctctcctagCGCATAAACAAGATCAATGGCGGCACTACAACAAACTCCGATAGCTTTCCAGTCCAGATCACCCCCGACGACTCAAATCATCAGCGGACCGACGGCGAAGCTCTCCTTTTCCGGTGGCCTCAAGCTCCCGAAACTCACCATCAAGCTCCGCTCTAATCGCACCTCCCGCCGCGGCGGCGGTGCTTCCGGAGCAAAAATGGTGGCTTCCGCTGCCGGAAGTTACGCGAACGCACTCGCCGACGTAGCCAAGTCGAACGGAACCCTAGAACAAACCACCGCCGACctcgaaaaaatcgaaaaaatctTCGACGACGAAGCAGTGTACAACTTCTTCGTGAGCCCTATCGTCGGCGAAGAGAAGAAACGCGAACTCGTGGACGAGATCGTTTCATCCTCGAGCATCCAGCCGCACGTGGCGAATTTCCTCAACATTTTAGTAGACATGAAGCGCGTGGAGCTAATCAAAGAAATTGTAAAGGAGTTCGAGAAAGTATACAATACGCTTACGGACACGGAACTTGCTGTGGTCACTTCTGTTGTGAAATTGGAATCGCAGCATTTGGCTCAGATCGCGAAAGGAGTACAGCGATTGACAGGTTCGAAAAATGTGAGGATTAAAACGGCTATTGATGAATCGCTAGTAGCTGGATTTACAATAAGGTACGGAAATTCAGGATCAAAGTTgattgatatgagtgtgaagaaaCAACTTGAGGATATTGCTGCTCAACTTGAAATTGGGGATATTCAATTAGCTGTATAATTGTTctgtttttaaaattatatttttttttcagtgatttatttttgtaatataatTTGCTTCAAAGGCAAATGGAAGATACTGTATTGTTCTAAATTTTTGGATGAATATATATATTAGTAGTTGCTATATGGAACTTCAAATTGGATGATAGGAGCTAGCGGTGTTAAGTGTTAAAGATAAAtggaaaaatcaaaccaaacccaAAAAATTATCTGTTCTTTGATTTAGTATAGTTTTGGTGATATTAAGGAAAAAAACTAACAGTATTTGGTTTGATTTGCTTGAACATATGAAAATTTGACGGAaaccaaactaaatcaacaatgtgatataaatttttagtttatatattgaTTTTCCTATGTATGTGAGCTTAGATTTTGACATGTGGTTTGGAACTTAAGTGAAATAATATCTGGAAATATTCATTATGCTTCTCTAATACTTCGCGTctcatatttgtatttttggtttACCTAAAACGATAATGGTATTTTCTTATGCTTATAAATAATGTAGTCACACAAATGTTTATTGCTTGTTTTAGATCACAAATTAAAAgtctttatttgattttaaaatttcaTGTCCAATAGAAGTGCTGAATACAACTACAACCACACGATCAAAATTTCAAAGGGAAATATGGCTGATAATAAAGCCGTTGAATAGAATATAGGGTTTATCATTTGGGAACTAGTCTACTAAAACTCAACGTCTAGTTCAATTTCATTTGAGAATACCAAGTTAACTCTTTGTCTCTTCAATTACTTTTGGCTTTTTTAGTTCCAATTCTGGGATTAGATTCACTAACTTAAAATATTATGAACCGTTTTTTCAACACTAAGAAGTTTAGTGTTTATTTGAAGTTTTTCAAAAGATTAGCTTGCAAACTTAATTGAGttctttttattaaaaaaaaaaaaaaagaacttgtTCGGGCTCTTTTTGCAAAGGGAAGTTAACTCTTGTAAAAGGATTTTCAGACCCAATCTTTCAAAATTTTGCAAAAACTCAAAATAGAACATATGGCATTGTTTTGTTGTGACAATTAAAAAAATTCCATTATATGGAGAATGTTTAGGATATAGTACACTGATATTTTTTGTTACTTGAAAAATAAACTTTAGAGCTGAAGCATGTCCTAACTTCAGAATAAGACAAGTTAAAGGACTGCTAATGGTCGCAATGTTTTGTCATGTACAACCTAACATACTGTAACCAGAAAGATAACTCTTCCTCCATCCTAACTATTGGACGTTCTGTATCATTTGTAAGTTGCACAGAGCTTCCAAGTTGGAAAGCTCCAACTCCACATTTTCACTTTGTGGATCAAGATCATAGACAGGTTGGGGGGTTATGCCTTAACCCCTACAATTTCACTTTGTGGATCAACATCATACATGGCTTtgaattaattcaaaaataaaaataaaaatatgtaccaTGTGAGTTACAATTTAAAGATGTCAGGTTTAACTATTACAACATGGGTTGCGGTGGGATAGATAGAATCCCTCCACCCTTAACCAAAAGTTACGGGTTCGAAACCTGAGTACACAAAAAATCTTGTTATGGAGTGCTTCCCCATTAATGTGTCTTATGTGGCGCGAATTCAAATATAGTCGGACTTGTATACGGATACTGAACACCAGGTAAAAATATTAACACTCAGCGAGATTCCCTCTACTCCAGTCTTGTGGATGTATTTATTCGACACTTGCTTGTGGACTGTAGTAAGTTGCTTATAGACTAATCGAGATGCGTCTAATAGTCTGTTTGACCTAGtttctaaaatcagtttattttaaaaagtattttttttaaaagtgctaatcaaaaattacttttagggagaaacaatttgtgtttgactaattaatttgaaaaatgcTTTTCAACATATTTGGTCAAGCTtctaaaattagtttattttgaaaagtacttttcttagaagtgcttttcaaaaaaatacttttggtgagAGTAGTCCgtgtttggttaattaatttaaaaaatacctttgagcaacaattagtgtctgaccaagcttttaaaaagtgcttctaagtgtattttctaaacaaagtttttcaaaaaagtattttttgggaagaagctaattttttctacttttcaaaAAATACTTCTCCTTTTATTCAAAAACACTTTGTTCcttttaaaagtttggtcaaacaccttaactttggtaaaaaaaaaaaaaaattggccaaAAAGCTCTTTTGGTCCCAAAGAAGCATGGCCGAAACAAGctattagtgtttgaccaaacttttaaaaaatgtttctaaatatatttttctcaaaagtatttttcaaaaaaattcaaaaaactatttttttctacttttgagaaattacttttgcttctactcaaaagttatttttttttttcattctaagAGTTtgccaaacaccttaattttgaaaaaaagttcTTTTTGCCAAAAAATTTTTTTTATCACTTTTGACTTAAAAGAAGCCTGCTTGGCCATACATACTAAAAGTTGGTTCCAACGTCACTATTACAGGAGAATCTAAATTATGAAATGGTTGAAATTATTTACGAAAATTGAACTCAGAATATCCTCATACCCCCATCAAAGAAATTTGAGGTTCTAGTTTTTCCTTCCTCctctctattattattttttattattttataaatactAGTATGAGATCGAAAATCTCTCACCTACTACTTGATAGCATTTAAGAACCTTGAAACGACATTGACTTATGATTAATTAAGGAAGACTAGTTAAGAAAAATTAAGCACTGTACACTGGCGATATTTTGGCGAGTTCATGACTCAATCATTAATTTATTATATTGATACATCATCGAATACATTGATAACAAAAGATGTAAGCAATGGTTGGATCTTGAAAGTAGGTTGATATCATACATGCCAACAATTGATTGTCAATGCAAAATTTCCAACAAAGTCTTCTCATTACTGACTATTTACTAGTAGAATCTTTTGCttcaagaattataaatgctggtTCCCAAGAGGCGTAGTTTAGGAGTCAAAGTTAAGAGTTTAGGTAGATCATGACTGGCATATAGGGTGATTAGGGGTGTTcatataaatccaaaaatccgaaccaaaccgaaaatcaAACTAAACCGATCAAGAAAATTGATACCTttttgtttggtttggttttggttttgaaatttaaaaatcgatcaaatttggtttggtttgattttaattaaaaaaaatgaaccaaaccgaatataggagtagatattttaaatttattattacacctatatatatgtatacttttatacaaagttttaaaaattttatactaaatattaatcgtttgcacttttagtacagttctttacctttacattctagtttaattggtagttttcttttgttaagtgtaagaatctatttcatgttaaaaataatatatttttaattgagtccttaaattattcagcactatttgattcaattatcatcaatatatcttggtaaataatagatttctcaaagggcaattgatttgatagtgttatgttgaaaatgtggtcgccgaaatgtgtgtttggtagtgtatgtcttatatttaagaaaaatcgagaaataaccgaaaaaatcgaaaaaccgacataaatcgaatcgagaaaaaactgacttaattggtttggtttggttctaatatttgaaaagccgacttacttggtttggtttctttttagggaaaaatcgatccaaaccgaaccatgaacacccctacggGTGATGCTAAACAGCCCAATTGTTGTGAGCCAACCACACGCGTGAAAAGACATCAAAGACCCCCTAACTAATTAGCATATATTTTTCCCTCCAAAACACAAAATTAAATCCCAAGCCTTGAAATATGTGAAAATTAAATGTTGGTAGCTAAAGAGCCTTTTGCATTATATTTGTATTTCCATTGTATTTATGTGTATACAAATTATACGATTTAGTGTATatacaaattattgtattttcttcctttcttaaaaacaaatacgGTATACAATTTAGTATACTTCCTCCTTATCAAACCAAGTCAAGCGGACATTTTCTCCTTATTTAAAAATGGATTCAAACCAAGAAAATTTGGTGGTGCAACAAAATATGAACCCAAATGAACATAACACAAATACGAGAATCATGAATATCAACCAAGATAATAAGTTTGATCGAGTTAGGGACGAGTTGTACAAATATTTAGGGATGGCATCGGATGATAGTTTGTTGAATGAATACGAATAAGTCGATGTTGATTCTCAAGAGAGTTTTAACAATGTTGTGAacttagatgatgatgatgatgaagaaccGGATGGAGAATATCACGGAGAAGCTAACGATGATGAGGAGCAGGTTTTAGGAAATGAGTTAGAGTTATGTGATGTTGATCGGGAAATGGAGAATGAATTTACTGAAGAGGATGTGGTTGTAGGTCCAATCTCTGGAATGCGATTTAGAGATAAAGATTCTTTGTTTGTATTCTACAAAGAACATGCACGACTGAAAGGATTCTCCGTCGTCAAAAGAAATTCCAACAAGAAGGGTGGTGACACTGCCAGGTACATAACTTACTGTTGTGATAGGGCTAGGATTCGCAAACAAGTTTACCACCAAGAGTAACACTTGTAAAGCTAGGCTCGCTACTGTTTTGGATGATTCTGGTTGTTGGCGCATCTCTAAGGTAGTTCACGATCACAATCATGATTTGATCCCATCCATATCGCGCCTGATGGCTGGACATAGGTCCGTTTGTGATTCTTTGAAGAGGGATCTTGTAGCTTACAATCAATCTAGCATTAAACCCTCCAAAAATATTAGACTTGCTGAGGTTCAACGTGGTGGACTGCAAAATTTGGGTTGCACTCCAAaggattgtagaaattttattttgaagagTAGGAATTTTGAAATGCAAGAAGGGGATGCACAGTCGTTGCTCAACTTTTTTTGTGGAATGCAGGTAAAGGATAGGGAATTTTTCTATTCAATAGACATTGATAATATTGGTAGGCTGCGAAATGTGGTATGGGTGCATTCACACTATAAGACAGCGTATGAGCAATTCCATGATACGATATGCTTTGATACGACATACCTTGTGAATCGATATAATATGAAATGTGCTACATTTGTTGGCATCAATCACCATAGACAGTCCATCTTACTGGGATATGCTCTCATGTCTCATGAAGATATCAATAACTATAAATTGGTTTTTAGAACTTGGCTTGAGGCCATGGGAAATGTTCATCCAGATGCGATCATAACTGATTAGTGTGAGAGCATTAAGGTAGCCATTGCTGAAGTGATGCCAAATACAATACATAGGTATTGTATTTGGCATAAATTTTCAAAGTTGTCTTTTTACTTAAGTGGTGTTCGTCCTTCTAAAATTGCACGTGAAAAATTTAAATCCATGGTCCTTGATAGCATTACTGTTGAAGTTTTTGAGAGAAATTGGACAGAATATATTGCAAGATATAATTTGCATACAAGGAATTGGTTCAACAAGCTTTACTCTGAGAAGGAAAAATGGGTTCCAGTGCACCTTGATGTGTATTTTTGGACTGGTATGCTATTTACGCAAAGAAGTGAGGGGATGCATGCGTTCTTTGATGGATATATTATCCGTCAAAGCACTCTTAGGATGTTTTTTCACCGGTATGAGTTATCTATAAGAGCTAAACATGAGACAGAGTTGGAAGCGGAATACAGGTCAAAGGGCTTTCAAATTGTGGTTGAGTCAATGTTCAAGTGGGAAGAGCAGGCAATTCAGTGTTATACACATACAATGTATGAATTTTTCAATACACAGCTAAGGAAATTGTATCATTGTGAAGTCAACAGCCCTGACGATCATCAAGTTGTCCCTAGTGTTGAGAAATTCATCGTTAATGATTATTCAGTTTTAGAAAAAATGATGGAAATCCAGTTGAGTACACTGTTGAATATATACCTATCAATAATTATTTTAGTATCAGTTGCAAATGGTTCGGGTCTAGAGGGATACTTTGTTGCCATATACTCAAGATATTGTcacacaataagattgataaaattgatgaaaggtaTATACTGACAAGGTGGAGAAGCAATGTTATTAGGCCACACTTGAATCGGTTCCATCAAGTTGGTTACCCGAACATGACTCTTGAGTACAAGACATACAGGAGCATGTTTAAGTATTTTGACATGGCTTGCGATATAGCACTGGGCACTAACGTGTAGGTTTAATATTTTAAGCATAATTTGAAGAAGATAGTGCATGATCTTCAAAACTGAGATGACGAAATGATCGTGCCAAACCCCGACCAAGATGACTCAGATGAAACTGAAGGCACAACTCTACGAGATCCCCAGTACACTAATTCACATGGCTGGCCACATTTGAATCGATATAGAGGAAGAATTGAATACTACTTTACAAGTTCACAGCCGCATGGTGTATTTGGATCTAGTAATGGCGCAAGAACTGGTGTTATAAGGGGTGGCAGGGGTGGTGGCAAGATTGGTGGAAGTGGTAGTGgcaatcgtggtggtagaggtgcCGGTAGAAGTGGTGGACGCAGGGGTAGGGGTAATGGGCAAGGCAAAGGTGCAAACATTGAGCATGATGGTTCCCTAGGTGTGAATGAGGTATAATTTTGCAACTACATTTGATTATTACTTAAACATATCATCTTTTCTTatagtgtttgtttgattttaattgCAGCAAATTGACGCCACACAATCGCAATCAAGCTTGTTTGATCTCAATGGCGAATCAGACTTGGAACTATAATAAAGAATATTGTTGAAACTTGGAGTTCCCAATAGGCCTAATTGCATTGTTGTTTTATTTGGTCCAGAACTTtttgattttgaagaaattttTCTTGTTTTGTATAAACGTTGGTGTTTAATGATTTATGAAACTTAaacatatcattttttttcttatagtgtttgtttgattttaatgGCATATTAGCTACTACATTATTGCTCCTCATGATTTTGGATTAGTTACGTTGTATTCTAACAAAGAGAGGTATTTGTAATATTGAATCCAACCACTAATATTGAATAGGAAAAATCCTTTGATGTCTGGGAATGGAATTGTAATGGTGGCTATGAATAATTAGTGGCCGATAtttatgaccttaatgaatgaaattatatattggctacTATATATATAGACGCTCAATATAACTATAAAGAGCAAAAATATAATTAACTAGTGGAACCATAGTAAATGGAATAGTAATGATCGCTATGAATAATtagtggccgatacgtatgaccttaatgaatgaaattatatatgaccttaatgaatgaaattatatattggctataATATATAGACCAATATAACTATAAGAGCAAATATATAATTAACATTGCAACCATAGTAATTGGAATAGTAATGGTCACTATGAATAATTAGTGATCGATAcatatgaccttaatgaatgaaattatatattggctagTATATATATAGACGTTCAATATAACTATAAAGAGCAAAAATATAATTAACTAGTGGAACCATAGTAAATGGAATAGTAATGGTTGCtatcaatatctacttattattgatatttcataattaaattgctaattatattCCAAATATAACTATTGGTGTCAAAATTAACTATCGAGTTTCAGCATCCAATAAGGACtttctaacataataaattggagattgtttacctttgtcTTCCCGAACTAATACTGTACTTACCGCCACTTTTGAAACAGCAAGATAGATGAGTAGCCTTTCTCCGTCCTTTGGTTTAGCCAACAacgtgggtttgacaagtatgtTTTTAGATTTTTGAGTGCTTGTTGGCATTCCTCAGTCCACTCAAATTGGCTTTGCTTTTTCAATACTGAAAAAACTTAAAACTTTTCTctgaagatttagaaataaacCTCCCCAATGCTGATATCCTGCCTGTCAACCTCTACACCTCTTTTTTGCTTGTGAGGATATCTGGTATTTCTTATATAACTTTAATCTGTGTTGGATTTACTTCAATTCCTTGGTTAGAAAtaagaaaacctaaaaacttacTTGAAGACACGCCAAATGCACACTTCTCAGGGTTTAACTTCATATTGAATTTGCGGAGAATCTGAAATGTATCTGACAGATGTTGGATATGAACCCCCGCCTATTGTGACTTGACTAGCATATCATCGATATAAACCTCCATGGTTTTTCCCATATGTTATTGAAACATCTTCGTTACTAACCTCTGGTACGTGGCTCCAGCGTTCTTTAGGCCGAAAGGCatgactttataacagtaagtccccctgtctgtaataaaggaagttttttcctcatctgaaggatctatttttatttgattatattctGAATAGGCATCTAAAAAATTCAACAATTCGGGTCCTGCAATTGCATCAAATTAGTTGATCTATGTGTcgtaaaggaaaaaaaatatttagggcAAACTTTATTCAAGTCAGTATagtctacacaaactcgccacttactATTTTTTTGGGCACCACTACAGTATTAACTAGccaattaggatattttacctcacggatAGACCcgatatttaaaattttatgtacctcatcctgaatcacctgatttttgaaagatccttgcttccttttcttctgTTGACAGGTGGATATGTTGGATATTCATTCAGCTTATGGGTCATcaccttgtcacacctcctttttaaaACCCGATGGgaaaatataagggagtttttccaattaaagtgacataaatcgaaatgggattatttattcaaaatcagagtcgccacttgggataattcaattggtgtcccaagtcaccggtttattttagaatcccaaatcgaggaagttttcgattttatttaaaagtctgcgaactaaaaattctaagtaaggagttctgttaacccgggagaaggtgttaggcattcccgggttccgtgattctagcacggccgcttagtgatttatacttggcttaatttgtttaactactcattttaaggacctatgtgcatttatcctTTTACCACTTTTAATTACTTGAATTATTAAAGAAtcgagttacgcgtacgtatactcattTCTTTTGGCGCGCCAAAAATcatatcacgcgaacgtgtccacaattaataaatGCTTTGTTCATTTTATTAAGAAGAAATTGGTTGAacttgcgcgaacgcatccctcgagttactttttagaattaaatttgtaattatgttacgcgaacgtatacataatcacaatactaatctaaatcgaGCCTAGAGCAAACTACGATTATTTAGGATTATTTTAATGCTAAGTTAAGATTAAAGTGAGGGCTATAGGTTAAGGATTTTGTTTGAGTATGACACACCTCGAATTATTAACAAAGGGAGTTGCATTTTATTCAAATAGGGCTAAGGATCCTAATTGAAGTTAAAACTAAGAATTTTCTTAATTTGAGGCTAGGCTTTTGAATTACTCTTGAAACAATTATTTTGGGCTGGCAGTGGCTCCCTACTTAGACAATTTCAGCTTTAAAAGCTGTATTTGGGCTCACGAATTGGCCCAGTGGAAAAGAACCCCAAGTTTTTTCACCCATGTCAGAACTTGAAACAAATTCACCCACATTGGGCTTATTTTAGGCGGGCTCAGTTATGGTTAGTTAACGTCTGGGCTTGCCTACCTTATGTTCTAAAAAAAACTCATTTAATTGCTAAAAAGGAACGCAAGGAAACAATTCGGAGTGAAatacatcattgaattcaattAAAGCCATGAATCAAACCCAAACTGAAATTAAATCATTGGCAGAAGGGCCCAAAATCGAAACTCGACTGGGCCATCTCATCAGGGCTGATACCAGGCCCAATTGAGACTCAGATTCCTTCAATCACATACAGTCCAGAAATCGAAAATGTCCACACATAAGGGGGATAACTGATTCCAAACTATTGACATGCTATTAGTATTGACCAAGAAAGACATGAACCCTACTATTCCATGGGTCACATTAACTTAAATAAGCAATCACCTTACTATTGCTGTAATTCGAAAAACAAACAACATGATGAATATCCTGACTCTAGGATAAACATAGCATGATTCAATAGTAGTGCCCACTGCATATTACTAACAACAAAATGCTCAATTTTTGAGCTCATTCACACCTTATCCTAAGCTTAACATACCATC contains:
- the LOC107821979 gene encoding ATP synthase delta chain, chloroplastic-like, whose translation is MAALQQTPIAFQSRSPPTTQIISGPTAKLSFSGGLKLPKLTIKLRSNRTSRRGGGASGAKMVASAAGSYANALADVAKSNGTLEQTTADLEKIEKIFDDEAVYNFFVSPIVGEEKKRELVDEIVSSSSIQPHVANFLNILVDMKRVELIKEIVKEFEKVYNTLTDTELAVVTSVVKLESQHLAQIAKGVQRLTGSKNVRIKTAIDESLVAGFTIRYGNSGSKLIDMSVKKQLEDIAAQLEIGDIQLAV
- the LOC107821975 gene encoding protein FAR-RED IMPAIRED RESPONSE 1-like — protein: MASDDNDDDDEEPDGEYHGEANDDEEQVLGNELELCDVDREMENEFTEEDVVVGPISGMRFRDKDSLFVFYKEHARLKGFSVVKRNSNKKGGDTARLATVLDDSGCWRISKVVHDHNHDLIPSISRLMAGHRSVCDSLKRDLVAYNQSSIKPSKNIRLAEVQRGGLQNLGCTPKDCRNFILKSRNFEMQEGDAQSLLNFFCGMQVKDREFFYSIDIDNIGRLRNVVWVHSHYKTAYEQFHDTICFDTTYLVNRYNMKCATFVGINHHRQSILLGYALMSHEDINNYKLVFRTWLEAMGNVHPDAIITD